CACACGGTCGGATGGTCCTACTTTCGGGTTTCAGCCGTCCGAACCCGATCGGATCCGCCCGGTCCTGTCAGCCGAACCGGCGGCACGTTCCACATCTGTAGCCTTCAAGAGCCCCCGCCGACAGGGGGTGGTATGGAGTTCACGTACCCCTGGGGATTCAACTCGCGGCGGTCGGCGACGATGGCCACGAACGGGATGGTCGCGACGAGCCACCCGCTCGCGGCGAGAACCGGCGTTTCGGTGCTAGAAGAGGGCGGAACGGCCGCCGACGCGGCGGTCGCCACGGCGGCGGTGTTGAACGTCGTCGAGCCACACATGACCGGCATCGGCGGCGACATGTTCGCGCTCACCCAGTTCGACGAGGAGTACCGCGCGCTCAACGGCAGCGGCCGCGCGCCCGCGGAGGCGGACATCGAGACGTATCGCGATCGAACGAACAGCGTCGGCGACGACGGCGAGCCGGCGATGCCCGAGGACGGCGGGATGCCCGTGACGGTCCCCGGCGCGCTCGACGGCTGGCGGACGCTCCTCGACGCCTACGGCAACTTCGAACTCGCGGAGCTGCTCGCCCCGGCGATCGGGTACGCACGCGAGGGCTTTCCCGTCACGGAGTACATCTCCCAGCAGTGGGCGAACAGCGCCGAGCGGATCGAGCAGTTCGACGAGAGCAGGGAGACGTTCCTCCCGAACGGGGAGGCACCGTCCCCCGGTCAGCGCTTTTCGAACGCGGCGTTCGCCGAGAGCCTGGAGACGATCGCGGATGAGGGGATCGACGCGCTCTACGGCGGCGAGATCGGCGAGGCTATCGTCGAGACCGCCAGAGAACACGGCGGCGCACTCTCGCTCGCGGACCTCGAGTCCCACGAGAGCGAGTGGACCGAGCCGATCAGCACGGAGTACAGGGGCGTTGAGGTGCTCGAGCACCCGCCGAACGGCCAGGGGATCGTCGCGCTCGAGGCGCTCAACATCGCGGAGGAGTTCGACCTCGCGCCCGACGTCGGCGACGAGGAGCGACTCCACACCCTGATCGAGGCGACCAAGATCGGTTTCGCCGACGGCCACGCCCACGTCACCGACCCCGAGTTCGCGGACGTACCGACGGAGACGATGCTCTCGAAGTCCTACGCCGCAGACCGCGCTGGCGAGATCGACTACGGCGCTGGCGAGTACGGCGCCCGCGCCGGCGAGCACGCGAACACGGTCTACCTCACGGTCGTCGACGGGGACGGAAACGCGGTCTCGTTCATCAACAGCGTCTACATGGGCTTCGGCAGCGCGCTCACTGCGAGCGGCTTCGCGCTGCAGAACCGCGGGCACTCGTTCAGCCTCGACCCCGATCACGCGAACGCGCTCGAGGCCGGGAAGCGACCGTTCCACACGATCATCCCCGCGATGCTCAGGGAAGACGGCGAGTTCCGCGCCTCCTGGGGCGTGATGGGCGGTTCGATGCAGCCACCGGGTCACCTCCAGGTCGTCGCGAACCTCGTCGACTCGGGGCTCAACCCCCAGACCGCGCTCGACGCCCCCCGGTTCCGGTTCCTAGAGGGCAAGCGCGTCGCGCTGGAGACGAACCGGCTCTCGAAGGAGACCGTCTCCGGACTGATGGAGCGCGGACACGACCTCGTCGAGGAGGACACGTTCCTCGGCGAGGGCGGACACTTCGGCGGCGGCCAGTTCATCTATCGCGACCCGGACGGGACGCTGATCGGCGGGTCGGACCCGAGGCGCGACGGCCAGGCGATCGGGTTCTAGACGAACAGCGGCCCCTCGCTCGTCACCGTCCAGAGACCGAACGCCAGTATCAGGAGGCCGACGACGCGGAAGACGGTCGGCGGGACTCCCTCGACGTCGCCGCCGTCGCCGAACAGCGAGAGGCGCGCGTTGAACCGGGCGACCTGCTGGGGGGCGAGAAGGTAGGCGAGGCCGACGAGTACCAGCACGACTCCGAGCGCCAATCGGAGGTCGATGTGCTCGGCTCCGTGTCGCGGGAGGAACAGCGCACCTGCGGAGACCTCCCGAGCACCACCGATCAGAGCCGGATCGACGACGCTCCCGCCGAGAGCGCGTCGTCCCAGCCGGAGCAGTCCCTGACCTCGTCGACCGGACGCGGCGGGGTGGGATCCGCCGGCGGCGACCGGATCAGTCGCTGCCACCAGCCCACGTCGTGCCACTCGCCGTCCTTGTAGCCGACGTTTCGATAGATCCCCACGGGTTCGAACCCCATCGACTCGTGGAGCCCGACGCTCGCCGTGTTGGGAAGGGCGATCCCGGCGAAGGCACCGACGTAGGCCTGCAGTTCGAGGATCGCGAAGAGCGACTCGTAGAGCCCGCGAGCGACACCGTTCCGGTAGTAGCGGTCGTCGACGTAGACCGAGGACTCGACCGACCACTGGTAGGCCTCGCGGCCCCGAAACGGCGTGGCGTAGGCGTAGCCGACGACCTCACCCTCGTGCTCGCAGACGAGCCACGGGTCGCGCTCGAGGACCCCCTCGATCCGCCCTCGCACCTCCGACTCGCTCGGGACCTCGAGCTCGAACGAGATCGGGGTTTCACGAACGTAGACGCCGTAAATTCGGCGTATTGGAGTGCAGTCGTCGGAATTTGCCATCCGAACGTCCGTCATCGTCCGTCACTCGTTGACGATCGTAAAATACGTTCCGGGAGTCGGTCGGCTCCGTCGTGCCGTCGGCTCGATCCGGGCGATCCCGAAGGCCGGTCAGAGCCCGAGTTCGCGCCCGATCACGAGGTGCTGGATCTCGCTGGTGCCTTCGCCGATCTCCATCAGCTTCGCGTCGCGGTAAAAGCGCTGTGGGGCGAAGTCGGTCGTGTAGCCGTAGCCCCCCAACACTTGTACGGCGTCCTCGGCGACCTCCCGGGCGGCCTCCGAGGCGTCGAGCTTCGCCAGCGCGCTCAGTCGGGTGACGTCCTCGCCCGCGTCGTAGGTCGTCGCGGCCTTCTGTGTGAGCAGCCGTGCGCGCTCGGTCTTCCGGTCCATCCCGACGATCATGTCCCGGACCGCGTCGAACTTCGAGATCGGTTTGCCGAACTGCTCTCGCTCCGTCGCGTACTCCTTGGCCGCCTCGTAGGCCCCCTGCGCGAGGCCGGTCGAGAGCGCCGCGATCGAGATCCGCCCCCCGTCGAGCGTCTTCATCGTCTGTGGCCAGCCGTCGCCGACCTCGCCGAGCAGCCGGTCATCGGGAAGTCTGACGTCGTCGAGCGCGATCTCGCAGGTGGGAGAGGCGTTGAGCCCCATCTTCTCCCAGACCGTCGTCACCTCGAAGCCGTCGTCCTCCCTGGGATCGACGATGAAGGTGGAGATGCCGTCGTAGCCCGCGTCGGTGTCGGTGACTGCCTTCACGAGCACCGATCCGGCCTCGCTCGCGTTCGTGATGAACTGCTTGGTACCGTCGAGCACCCACTCGTCGCCGTCTTTCACGGCGGTGGTCGACATCCCGGAGGCGTCCGAACCGGAGCCGGGTTCGGTGAGCGCCCACGCGCCGATCTCCTCGCCGGTCGCGAGCGGGCGAAGCCAGCGCTCTTTCTGCTCCTCGGTGCCGAACAGCTCGATCGGCTTCGAGGCGAGGCTGACGTGGGCGGCGTAGGAGAGCCCGATCGAGCCCGAAACCCGACCCAGCTCCTCGGTGACGACCGCGTACATGAGCTGGTCGCCGCCGAGACCGCCGTAACCCTCGGCGATCGGCACGCCCATCACGTCGAGTGCCGCGAGTTCGTCGAACTCCTCGGCGGGATAGCGGTGCTCGTCCTCTAGCTCCTGGGCGATCGGCGCGATCTCCTCCTCGCAGAACTCGCGGACCGTCCCCTGGATCATCCGGTGTTCGGCGGGCAGGTCGAACTCCATACCGCACGGTTTGTCGATAGCCGAATGAAGGTTTCCACTTCGCGCCGCGGTCATGAGACCTATAACCGCGCGGGACCTCTCCGTAGCCGAATGGAGCTACGCCGACTGGTTCGAGGGCAGGTCGAGTGGTCGCGACTCGAACGGGTCGGCCGGGAGATCGCCCGCCGCTACGACCGCGAGGGGGTCAGAGTGGAGTTCCTCGAGGCAGAGAACTGGCTCTCGACGCCGTGTGTCGTCGACCGGGAGTGGTTCGTGAAGGTGATCAGCCCGCAGAACGCGCTCGTCCACGCGCTGTTCACGGGCGCCCGAAACGCCGGCGTCTTCTCCCGCGGCGAGGAGGGCTTCTTCGAGCGCTACGACGGCCCCGTCGAGATGGCCAGCCACGAACTGGAGGCGACCGAGCGGCTCCGATCGATCGGCGTCAACGTCCCGCAGCCGATCGAGTCGTTCGCCGTCGGCGATCTTGGAGTGCTCGTCCTCGAGTACCTCCCCGACTTTCGTACCTTCGACGAACTCGGAGCCGGGGAGGTCGGACGCCTCGCCCCGGAGCTGTTCGACCTGCTCTCGACGATGCACGAGAACGGCCTCGCCCACGGCGACCTCCGGGACGAGAACGTGCTCGTCTGTGACGGCGAACTCTACGTCATCGACGTGACGAACGTGCGCTCGGACGGGATGCGGGCGGCCCGCGCCTACGACGTCGCCTGCGCGCTGTCGGTGCTCTCGCCCGTCCTCGGGTCGAAGCGGGCGGTGACGCTCGCGCTGGAGCGCTACACGGTCGAGGACGTCCTCGCCGCCCGCGAGTTCGTCGACCTCGTGAACCTCAGACCCGACCACGACTTCGACGCCGCGCGCGTGAAAGGCGAGATCGAGAAACGCGCGAGTTGATTCCCCCCGGTGACGCCGTGTCGGGCCGACGAACGTACCTTTTTCACCTCGGCTCGCGAAGTTCGAAGGGAGTATGAGCCAACAGCAACAGCAGGTCGCGAAACACTACATCGCGGGCGAATGGACCGACGGCGACGGCGAAGAGACGTTCGAGAGTCACAACCCGGCGACCGGGGAAACTCTACGCGAGTTCCGACGCGCCACCGAGAGCGACGTCGACCGCGCGCTCGCCGCCGCCGACGACGCGAAAGAGGAGTGGCGGGCCCTCTCGCACATCGACCGCGCGGAGTACCTCTGGGAGATCTACCACGAACTCAGGGAGCGCACCGACGAACTCGCCGAGATCGTCACCAAGGAGTGCGGCAAGGAGATCTCCGAGGGCCGTGCGGACGTCGTCGAGGCCTACCACATGGTCGAGTGGGCCGCCGGCGACGCCCGCCACCCGAAAGGCGACGTCGTCCCCTCGGAGATCGGCGCGAAGGACGCCTACATGCGGCGGAAACCCCGTGGCGTGATCGGCTGCATCACGCCGTGGAACTTCCCAGTAGCCATCCCGTTCTGGCACATGGCGGTCTCGCTCGTCGAGGGCAACACCGTCGTGTGGAAGCCCGCCGAACAGACGCCGTGGTGCGGCCAGATCATCGCGGAGATGTTCGAGGACGCGGGCATACCTGACGGGGTGTTCAACATGGTCCAGGGCTTCGGCGACGCCGGTGCGGCGATCGTCGACGACGAGCGGGTCGACACCGTCCTGTTCACCGGGAGCGCCGAGGTCGGCCACGAGATCAGCGGGAAGGTCGGCGCAGAAGCCGGAAAACTCGCCGCCTGCGAGATGGGCGGGAAGAACGGCATCGTCGTCACCGACCACGCCGACATGGAGATCGCGCTCCACTCGGCGGTGATGTCGAGTTTCAAAACCACCGGCCAGCGCTGTGTCTCCTCCGAGCGCCTGATTGTCCACTCTGACCTGTATGACGAGTTCAAAGAGCGCTTCGTCGAGATGGCCGAGAACGTCTCGGTCGGCGATCCGCTCGACGAGGGCACCTTCATGGGCCCGGCGATCGAGCCCGCCCACGTCGAGAAGATCGGAAAGCACAACGAACTCGCGGAGAAGGAGGGCGCGACGGTGCTCGTCGACCGGTTCGAGCTAGACGAGGAGGAGATACCCGACGGTCACGAGGAGGGCAACTGGGTCGGGCCGTTCGTATACGAGGTCGAGTACGACAGCGACCTCCGGTGTCTGAAAGAGGAGTGTTTCGGCCCGCACGTCGCGCTCGTCGAGTACGACGGCGACATCGAGGAGGCCGTCGAGATCCACAACGACACGCCCTACGGGCTCGCGGGGGCGATCGTCTCGGAGGACTACCGGCAGATCAACTACTACCGCGACAACGCCGAGGTTGGCCTCTCCTACGGTAACCTTCCCTGTATCGGCGCGGAGGTCCAGCTCCCGTTCGGCGGCGTGAAAAAGAGCGGTAACGGCTACCCGAGCGCCCGCGAGGTGATCGAGGCGGTCACCGAGCGCACCGCGTGGACGCTCAACAACTCGAAGGAGATCCAGATGGCTCAGGGGCTCTCCGCCGAGATCAAGACGAGCCAGGACTGATCGGGCGGGCCCGGCGGCTCGGTCGGACTCTACGTCCGACCGTGGAGGCGAACGCGGCGTGTGAGGGCCCTCCCCTCATCGCGTGAGTGACCGAGGACGAAGAACTCTCTCGGGGTTCACGGGGTCGGTCCGAAAGCGGTGGAGCGGTGTGGGAGGACCGTCCTGAGGTCCTCCGCGTGGGCGCGGCGACGGGTTTTGTTTACCGGCATTGACGAGAAAAGCGCCAACTCCGGCAGCCTATCGTCCGCACCGCTCCTATTTAAATGATGTGTCCTGGATCGCCCGAGAGACTCCCCCGCACACCTCGATCAGCCGTCCGCGTGCAGGTCGTCTCGGAGCGCCCGCTCCAGGTTCTCGAGTTCGCCGTCGAGGTTCCGCTTGAAGAATCGCTCGACCCCGGGGAGCTTCCCGTCGACGACGAACTCGTTGATCAGGACACACCCCTCGTCGCGCTCCTCGATCCGGTGTTTGCCGACGACGTTCATCACCTTCGACGTGCCGGTAAACTCGACGTACGTCGGCGGTTCGCGCGTCACGTCGCGGGTGTCGACGCGGACGGTACGACGCACCATCGGGATCGGAAGCGAGACGTGCCAGGTCGCCTCCCGGCCGTCCTCGCTCCGGAGTTCGAACTCGTCGACGACGCTGATCGCCCCGGCGCGTTTCTCGGGATCGGAGATGAACGCCCAGACCTCCTCCGGCTCGGCCGCGAGCGCGAACTGCCGTTCGACCCGAACAGTCATGCCCGTGCCTTCGGCTACAGGGAGAAAAGCACGCCGAAGCTACGGGCAGGTCACGCGCCAGGTCGTCGACCGGGCGCGCGACCACTTCTCGATCTCGACCTCCTCCGACTCCTCTGCGAGCCGCGGCAGGCGGGCGCCGACCTGCTTCGACGAGAGCCCGAGCGCCTCGGCGATGTTCTTCGCTCGGAAGTACTCCTTTCCGGCGGAGGCGCTGTCGCGGAGATAGCGCAGGATCCGTTCGTCGTCCGTCGCGAGGTCGCTCATCGGTAGAAGGTAGGGGCCGTTCGGCCTTAACGATTTCCCGGTAGCCGCACGAGGTCCGATCCTGCACCGTCGTGACCGACGGCGGTCGGTCGGGCCGCCGTCATAGAGACGGACGTAGTCTCGTACCGATGGTCGCCGATCCGTGCTGGCGATCACCGGAAACCAGTTACGACCGTCCTCATCAGTCGTACACCTGCACCGCGACGACGAGCGCGAGCCCCGCGATCATCGCGAGCGCGAACCCGCCCGCGCCGACGAGGTCGCCGGGGCCGAACGGGGCGACGAACAGCAACGCGGAGCCGACGACGCCGAGGACGCCGAAGAGCATCGCGTAGCCGATCGCCCGGTCCGAGGTGACCTCCGTGTGGGTTGCCATGCCCGGCCTTCCCGGCCGGCGGGCTTAGTTCATGCGGATGCACCCGGCGAGAAGGCTTATCCTCGAACGCGGGCTGGATCGGCCGATGAGCGTTCTCTCCGTCCTCGGGAGGAAGTCGCTCGC
This region of Halalkalicoccus sp. CGA53 genomic DNA includes:
- the ggt gene encoding gamma-glutamyltransferase, whose protein sequence is MEFTYPWGFNSRRSATMATNGMVATSHPLAARTGVSVLEEGGTAADAAVATAAVLNVVEPHMTGIGGDMFALTQFDEEYRALNGSGRAPAEADIETYRDRTNSVGDDGEPAMPEDGGMPVTVPGALDGWRTLLDAYGNFELAELLAPAIGYAREGFPVTEYISQQWANSAERIEQFDESRETFLPNGEAPSPGQRFSNAAFAESLETIADEGIDALYGGEIGEAIVETAREHGGALSLADLESHESEWTEPISTEYRGVEVLEHPPNGQGIVALEALNIAEEFDLAPDVGDEERLHTLIEATKIGFADGHAHVTDPEFADVPTETMLSKSYAADRAGEIDYGAGEYGARAGEHANTVYLTVVDGDGNAVSFINSVYMGFGSALTASGFALQNRGHSFSLDPDHANALEAGKRPFHTIIPAMLREDGEFRASWGVMGGSMQPPGHLQVVANLVDSGLNPQTALDAPRFRFLEGKRVALETNRLSKETVSGLMERGHDLVEEDTFLGEGGHFGGGQFIYRDPDGTLIGGSDPRRDGQAIGF
- a CDS encoding arsinothricin resistance N-acetyltransferase ArsN1 family B, with protein sequence MANSDDCTPIRRIYGVYVRETPISFELEVPSESEVRGRIEGVLERDPWLVCEHEGEVVGYAYATPFRGREAYQWSVESSVYVDDRYYRNGVARGLYESLFAILELQAYVGAFAGIALPNTASVGLHESMGFEPVGIYRNVGYKDGEWHDVGWWQRLIRSPPADPTPPRPVDEVRDCSGWDDALSAGASSIRL
- a CDS encoding acyl-CoA dehydrogenase family protein, translated to MEFDLPAEHRMIQGTVREFCEEEIAPIAQELEDEHRYPAEEFDELAALDVMGVPIAEGYGGLGGDQLMYAVVTEELGRVSGSIGLSYAAHVSLASKPIELFGTEEQKERWLRPLATGEEIGAWALTEPGSGSDASGMSTTAVKDGDEWVLDGTKQFITNASEAGSVLVKAVTDTDAGYDGISTFIVDPREDDGFEVTTVWEKMGLNASPTCEIALDDVRLPDDRLLGEVGDGWPQTMKTLDGGRISIAALSTGLAQGAYEAAKEYATEREQFGKPISKFDAVRDMIVGMDRKTERARLLTQKAATTYDAGEDVTRLSALAKLDASEAAREVAEDAVQVLGGYGYTTDFAPQRFYRDAKLMEIGEGTSEIQHLVIGRELGL
- a CDS encoding RIO1 family regulatory kinase/ATPase domain-containing protein translates to MELRRLVRGQVEWSRLERVGREIARRYDREGVRVEFLEAENWLSTPCVVDREWFVKVISPQNALVHALFTGARNAGVFSRGEEGFFERYDGPVEMASHELEATERLRSIGVNVPQPIESFAVGDLGVLVLEYLPDFRTFDELGAGEVGRLAPELFDLLSTMHENGLAHGDLRDENVLVCDGELYVIDVTNVRSDGMRAARAYDVACALSVLSPVLGSKRAVTLALERYTVEDVLAAREFVDLVNLRPDHDFDAARVKGEIEKRAS
- a CDS encoding aldehyde dehydrogenase family protein → MSQQQQQVAKHYIAGEWTDGDGEETFESHNPATGETLREFRRATESDVDRALAAADDAKEEWRALSHIDRAEYLWEIYHELRERTDELAEIVTKECGKEISEGRADVVEAYHMVEWAAGDARHPKGDVVPSEIGAKDAYMRRKPRGVIGCITPWNFPVAIPFWHMAVSLVEGNTVVWKPAEQTPWCGQIIAEMFEDAGIPDGVFNMVQGFGDAGAAIVDDERVDTVLFTGSAEVGHEISGKVGAEAGKLAACEMGGKNGIVVTDHADMEIALHSAVMSSFKTTGQRCVSSERLIVHSDLYDEFKERFVEMAENVSVGDPLDEGTFMGPAIEPAHVEKIGKHNELAEKEGATVLVDRFELDEEEIPDGHEEGNWVGPFVYEVEYDSDLRCLKEECFGPHVALVEYDGDIEEAVEIHNDTPYGLAGAIVSEDYRQINYYRDNAEVGLSYGNLPCIGAEVQLPFGGVKKSGNGYPSAREVIEAVTERTAWTLNNSKEIQMAQGLSAEIKTSQD
- a CDS encoding SRPBCC family protein; translated protein: MTVRVERQFALAAEPEEVWAFISDPEKRAGAISVVDEFELRSEDGREATWHVSLPIPMVRRTVRVDTRDVTREPPTYVEFTGTSKVMNVVGKHRIEERDEGCVLINEFVVDGKLPGVERFFKRNLDGELENLERALRDDLHADG
- a CDS encoding DUF7123 family protein — translated: MSDLATDDERILRYLRDSASAGKEYFRAKNIAEALGLSSKQVGARLPRLAEESEEVEIEKWSRARSTTWRVTCP
- a CDS encoding DUF7525 family protein; translation: MATHTEVTSDRAIGYAMLFGVLGVVGSALLFVAPFGPGDLVGAGGFALAMIAGLALVVAVQVYD